From the Anaeromyxobacter dehalogenans 2CP-1 genome, the window GCGAGCCGACGGGACGAAACGCGGACGGCAACTATTACCTCAACGTGCCATCGTCGTCCGTCGCCTTCACGATGGACGGCTTCACGTTCCACAACCCCACGTACTGGGAGGTCCCTTACGGAACAATGACCGGAACCCTGTCGCAAGGGGAGTACGGCCCGCATCCGTGCGGGAGCCCTTCGGGCGGATACATCCTCCATAGGATGGGCGACAGGACGAACAAGTACGTGTGCAGCGCGGATTTCGCGGTGAACTTGTTCACGACGACTCCGGAAACGGCTGCGTTCTCAACCAGTGACGTCGCCATCCGACCCTATCGGATCTCTCCGGAGCTGCAGGGGCAGGAGCGGGACCCGGACCTGGACCCCTCCGGCCGCTGGTTCCTCGTCCCGCCGGCTGCCGGCGCGGTGCCGGGCACGCTCGTGGTCTACCTGGCGCGCCCGGTGCTCGCGCAGCGCACGCGGCCGCTGCAGTGGAACGCCGCTGTCAGCTCGCCGCCGGCGAACATAGCCGTCAACCACTATCAGGACTGGGACTACGAGTTCTGGTGGGGCTACTACCAGCCAGCGAGCTACCTCTACCCAGGCTACGACACGTACATACTCATGCGGATGGGCGCCTATCTCACGGCCGCGCAGGAGAATCTGTACGGCACGTTATTGGCCACGACGCAGGCGTACATGGGAACGAATCTCCTCGGGGAACCCGCGCCACGGCTGTCGGTCGACCTCGCGCGCGAGCCGTTGGCGACTCACTGATCGGAGACCAGCGATGAATGGCCGTCACTTTCTGCACGCTGCCGCGGTCGCTCTCGCGTTCATCGTCGTGGCCTGCGAGGGCGGCACCGGCCCGCAGGGGCCCGCCGGTCCCCCGGCTGATCGATCGAAGCTGTACTGCCGTAGCAGCGGCGCCGTCCTGAACGCATCGAACCTGACGACGTCGATCACGTGCGACGCGAAGACGGACATCCCGTGGGAGGGATCTTGCGAGGCGCCCGAACTCCCGGACGGCCTCTACCTCGCGCGGAGCGAGCCGCTGAACTGGAGTGACCTGAACGAGCTCCCGGGCTGGACCTGCACGTGGGCCGCGTTCGGCGCCGTGCCGAACTTGAACTTCGGCGCGAACGCCATCATCTGCTGTTTCGCGATGGGCCAAGCCCCGTGACGAGTCGCACGCCCTCTCGCCCTTCCATGGCCGCATGGGGCGCACTCGCCCCGATCGGCGACGCGGCCGGTGCCGTTCCCGACGCAGTCCGCGCTGGGCGCCGCCGCGCTCGCAGGGTGGGCCAGCTGCTGCTGGCGATCGGTCTCTGCGTAGCGGGTTCGGCGCGTGCGGACGTGAAGGAGCTGTATACGGTCGTCGGATACGAGCCGGCCGTGAGCCGCTACGATCTTCCTGCGAGCGGGTCCGGCTCCGCGACCGCGTTGACTGGCACGTTCGATCTCAGCGGCTACTACGGCCTCACGAACACCTGGCATGTCGGCGGGCGCATCCGAGGGAGCATCAGCTCTGATGTCCACCTCGCCGACGTCTGGGTGAACATGCCGGACGGCAGCGTCTCCAGCGGCGACGTCTACCTGGACCACCGGTCCGTCGGGATCGGCGCCCTGGCGCTCTACCGCCTCGACACCGGCCTCCATCTCGCGCCGTTGCTCGAGGTGGAGGCCGGATTCACGTCACACCAGTACCGTAGGATCGCGCACGTGCCGACGGGCGTCGCCTACATCATCCCGTTGTCCGAAGTCTCCGAGACGGTCTTCCACGGCGCCGCCGCCGTGCTCGCCGAGTACCGGTTCGGCAACAGGTGGATCGCCGCCGGCGGCGCCGGCGTCCAGGTCGAGCCCGGCGCGCGCGTGCCGTGGTCGGTGAACCTCCCGCTGCGGGTGGGAGTCATCTGGTGAAGCGCGTGCCCGGGGGGGGGGAGGACGCATGAGGTACATCGATTCCATCGTCACCGCCCCCGAGGAGCGCATTCTCCACCGGGCACGCCTGCACTGGACGATCTTCCTCCGCCCGTCGTCGATCCTGACGCTCTTCCTGCTCCCGCTTGTGCGATGGCTGACGTGCGAGGCCGTCGTCACGAGCCGGCGCATCGTAATCGCGAGCGGCTGGCTGACGCGTTACACGTTCGAGATGCCGCTGAGCCGGTTCGAGTCGATCCGGATCGAGCAGAGCATCATCGCGCGGCTACTCGGCTTCGGGTCAGTGCTGGTCGTGGGGGTCGGCGGCGGACGGCAGCAGTTCGCGCAAATGGCGCGGCCACTCGCGTTCCGGAGGGCAACGGAACTCGCTGTTCGGGAAGCGGCGTAAGCGCGCGACCCCGCGCGTGTGCCACGTGAACGGGTGTAGCGCAAGCGCGGCGTACCGCCCTCGCCGGCATTCCTGCTGTCACCGTCACTATGCGCAGGCGCCTAACGTGGAGGGTCAGGTGCGGAGCTGCGCGAGCCGCTCAGTGAGCTTCACGAGCGCAAGCGTGTCCCGCTCACAGTATGCGCGCAGCTGCTTCCGCAGCGTCCTGCCCTCAGCTGCACCGATCGACTCGGGCGCGAGGAGGAGCGCCTCGAGCGCGGTGGACGCCGTGTCGCCGTCGGCGATGTCGAGATCGTCGTAGGCGAGAGCGGGCACGAGCGCCGGCAGCACGGCCTTGAGCCCGAACCCGCCTGCGAACCCCGGGTGGTAGACGTGGTCCCGCACGATGGGGAGGAGGTCGACGAGCCGCTCCCGGATCGACCACAGCGGCTTCCGGAGCTTTGGGACCGCGTCAGCCAGGTGTTCGAGGCACTTCGCCTCGAACCCCGCGTTGTACGCGACGACGCTTCGGACGCCCTCGCAGGCGCCGACGACCGCCTCCGCGAGGGCCGCCCGCGGATCGCCGGCCGCGTTCGCGAGGTGGTCGTGGTGCTCGGTTCGTCCCCGCGCGCCGACGACGTGGCAGCTCACCTGGACCGGCACGTGCTGGTACGGACGGCAACCATCCCAAACCGGCACGGCCGGGTTGATCGACTCGAAGTCCAGGAATGCAGCCGGGTACTCGATGGCGGCCAGGGCTTCGCCGAGGCCATCGTCGACGACGAGTTCGCCGGCCTTCACCGCGCGAACCTGCCGCGCCGCGACGTTCGACAGGCGGACGTCGTCGGGGATGTCGTGGATCGTCTCGAATCCTGCCTCGTCGAACTCGGCGCGGCGCTTCGGGTGAAGCCTGTAGAGCGTCGAGACGTGGTGCTCGGGCAGCTCGGGGTGACAGCGCGCCACGAACGGGCAGTCGTACGGTGAGCTGCACTGCTCCCCTGGCTCGATCTCCGGGAGCTTCCCCTCGAGCGAAGCGCGCATCTTCCGGATCTGCCGCGGGATCGCGGGGAGGAGCGCCTCCACTTCGTCCGTGACGTCGTCGCGGACGAAGAGGTCGTCCAGGTCCGGGTAGGTGCAGTCGCGATTCAAGTGCATCAGCTCTGCACCGCGAACGTCCACGCCGGCGGCGCGGGCAGCGTAGAGCTGGACCGCGACATCGGGCAGAAATTGCTCCTTCACGTCGAGGGTGGCCTTAACCTCGACAAGCGTCCACGCGCGCTTCCGCTTCTCGAGGACGTCGAGCGCGGCGAACACCCCGCCCGCCGCGAAGCTCGCCTCGAAGACGACGTTCGCGCCCGCGCGGAGTGCCGCGGCGGTCGCGTCGACGCGCTCGCCGACCTTCCATGGCTCGAAGTCGATGAGCGTCCCGCCCACGAAGCGCTCCCGCGCGAGCTCGCCGACGCGGTGGCCGCGGTCGAAGACGGCCTGCAACCGGTCGTCGGGCTTGAGCTCAGGCGCGTCTGGCTCGTGGATCTCCCACCAGAGCCGCCGTAGGCACTGAAGCCCGACACAAAAGCGAGACTTGGAGATGTTGCGGGGAGGTGCGGCCATTGCCTAGCGGGCGGTCGACTGTGGAGTTCGGATCGACCGCAGGAGGTCGCGCACATACGGCCAGAGCCCCCGGTGTTCCGGCGGGATTCTCGCGAAGTCCTGTTCTGCGAAGGACTCGAGCGAGAAGAAGTGGTCGACGGCCTTTTCGGCCTCGGTTCGCAGCACCGAGGGCGCGAGATACGCGATCACGATGGGCTCCTCGTCGGTTCCCGCAAGCGCCGCTATCGCGCTGCGGAGCTTCTCGTACTTCCGCTTGTGGCGCTTCTCGGTCCGCTCGAAGACGAGCCCGAGGTCTTCAATCAGCTCGCGCATGCCGCGGTTCTTCGCGATCGCGTAGAGGTCGGCTTGTTCGGCGTCGAACGACCCGGCGTCGGTCTTCAGCTCGAGGAAGAGCCATCGGGGCGCGTCGCCCGGCAGATGCAACAGGTAGTCGGCGTTCACCGTCCGACCCGAGAGTTCCTGCCTGCTAGCGCGAGCGCCCTTCTCCCGGAGGTCGCTCAGGAGCGGAAACTCGGGGGCGACGAGGACTGCGGGCCGCTTCAGCTCGTCCGTGACGAAGCTCTCCAGGAACGGCGTGAGGAAGATGTCCACCCGTCGCTCGAGCTGGTATTTCGGGAACCCCGACCAGTCCGTGAGGCGGGTCATGATGCTCGCGATCGAGTAGTCGAGGCTCATGCGCGTAGCGTATCCGATGGTCCGGACACGACGCGGTAGCGGGTCGCGTCACTATGTCCCG encodes:
- a CDS encoding PH domain-containing protein, whose protein sequence is MRYIDSIVTAPEERILHRARLHWTIFLRPSSILTLFLLPLVRWLTCEAVVTSRRIVIASGWLTRYTFEMPLSRFESIRIEQSIIARLLGFGSVLVVGVGGGRQQFAQMARPLAFRRATELAVREAA
- a CDS encoding DUF2779 domain-containing protein: MAAPPRNISKSRFCVGLQCLRRLWWEIHEPDAPELKPDDRLQAVFDRGHRVGELARERFVGGTLIDFEPWKVGERVDATAAALRAGANVVFEASFAAGGVFAALDVLEKRKRAWTLVEVKATLDVKEQFLPDVAVQLYAARAAGVDVRGAELMHLNRDCTYPDLDDLFVRDDVTDEVEALLPAIPRQIRKMRASLEGKLPEIEPGEQCSSPYDCPFVARCHPELPEHHVSTLYRLHPKRRAEFDEAGFETIHDIPDDVRLSNVAARQVRAVKAGELVVDDGLGEALAAIEYPAAFLDFESINPAVPVWDGCRPYQHVPVQVSCHVVGARGRTEHHDHLANAAGDPRAALAEAVVGACEGVRSVVAYNAGFEAKCLEHLADAVPKLRKPLWSIRERLVDLLPIVRDHVYHPGFAGGFGLKAVLPALVPALAYDDLDIADGDTASTALEALLLAPESIGAAEGRTLRKQLRAYCERDTLALVKLTERLAQLRT